One window of the Candidatus Jettenia sp. genome contains the following:
- the egtD gene encoding L-histidine N(alpha)-methyltransferase — translation MKSNSCVREEILSMYSASSIDRIEVKNCMSDTYSNDLKNDVLKGLTATQKYIPSKYFYDTYGSRLFEEISLLPEYYVTHTELSILQDAASAIIENFPEGDLIELGSGANVKIKTLLDVAYKSYLTDIRYVSVDVSEAVLVKALKELVDIYPDLRVLGIVADFTKHMKEIPLDRNKLFIFFGSTIGNFTEKESNIFLKNIARLMGPDDRFLLGLDMVKPKEILELAYNDPLGITSKFNKNILSVVNRELGANFHRDHFDHVAFFNGGKNQIEMHLRANRTVSVKIKKLDLTVEIEKDETIRTEISRKFRRESAEKMVDEAGLRINRWFSDPQGWFSLVELKKSTSYLWKEHLRTQIAQRKAKRVKG, via the coding sequence ATGTATAGCGCTTCCAGTATTGATCGTATTGAAGTGAAAAATTGTATGAGTGATACGTATAGTAACGATTTAAAGAACGATGTTTTAAAGGGATTAACAGCCACGCAAAAATATATTCCAAGTAAATATTTTTATGATACCTATGGTTCTCGTCTCTTTGAAGAAATCAGTCTTTTGCCAGAATATTATGTAACACATACAGAGTTATCGATTTTACAGGATGCTGCTTCTGCCATAATAGAAAATTTTCCGGAAGGGGATCTTATTGAACTTGGTTCCGGCGCAAATGTAAAGATCAAAACCCTCCTTGATGTAGCGTACAAATCATACCTGACTGATATCCGTTACGTATCAGTTGATGTGAGTGAAGCGGTACTCGTTAAGGCCTTAAAGGAATTAGTAGACATATATCCTGACTTACGGGTGCTAGGCATCGTTGCCGATTTCACAAAACATATGAAGGAAATTCCGTTGGATCGCAACAAATTATTCATTTTTTTTGGGAGCACTATTGGCAATTTTACGGAAAAAGAGAGCAATATTTTTTTAAAAAATATTGCTCGCCTCATGGGGCCTGATGATCGATTCCTTTTAGGTTTGGACATGGTAAAGCCCAAAGAGATATTAGAACTCGCATATAATGATCCTCTTGGTATTACCTCTAAATTTAATAAAAATATTCTTAGTGTGGTAAACAGAGAACTCGGTGCAAATTTTCATAGAGATCATTTCGATCATGTTGCCTTCTTTAATGGGGGAAAGAATCAGATCGAAATGCATTTGCGGGCAAATCGTACGGTCTCGGTAAAGATAAAAAAATTAGATTTAACGGTTGAAATAGAAAAAGATGAAACAATCCGTACAGAAATATCACGGAAATTCAGAAGGGAAAGTGCTGAAAAAATGGTCGATGAGGCAGGTTTAAGGATTAACCGATGGTTTTCCGACCCGCAGGGATGGTTTTCCCTGGTTGAACTAAAGAAATCAACCTCCTATCTATGGAAAGAGCACCTGAGAACACAAATTGCACAGAGAAAGGCGAAAAGGGTAAAAGGTTGA
- a CDS encoding S8 family peptidase, with protein MKMKLFLIFSVVLVYSLLVGNLGVAQQQGLKEERYSYYYKGSLISLNPSKRFIAIEEGIPSFSSFVENNQLVKDPLSERGSLKNRSLGLYRTPVSKGKKASKLDLSSKIPFFSDATGGIAQPVFEQGEALLIPTDEVIVGFKNETTLPEVRTYLAPYLNSLGILDIREHRVNTFILKIDNPSNGRAFEVARQLSALGQISFSEPNHIVIMLRDTRLESPVIKEKFRDEEFIVAYRGTKGSPLNVTNQSGPQWTTLASLDFESETLPEGWVVGYYPDHANAYWGSTSYQAHSGSRSLYCAAQGEEAVNPPELVPVNMSAGLLSPLFNLSIYEEVYFELWFYAKNELVQDANGNPILLDYPRFYIVDDNSKDFGSAWLAIPYTGDCTIDPTTSNGWRKLLFRVPSHLRVSNAYFIVEYFSNDSNQTEGAYIDDIRIIGTSDVDTEPLSNDIYSARQYELKNVGQIAGLVNSRNDMHVPEAWEIVSVSFDIMVAVIDDGVESDHPDLNLVTGYDPDGSVGGQPRGNPRGSHGTNCAGNVGAVKDNGIGVAGTAPGVKIMPVYMGNTTAENAQAIDVAVNHGAQILTNSWGGVGSPSTDIENAAKAALAAGRVVLFAAGNGPDRPPYTYDIAFPGNLTETTDVICVGASSPTDEHKSASSSDGLFSWGSSYVGPGPDVVAPGPWSYTTDLIGEEGMNDGSEIDPSDATSADYSSSFGGTSSSTPKVAGIVALMLSKNPNLTPSEVKAILKNTADDIDLPGVDDKTGAGRVNAFKAVSASAVNGTGRLNVFKTVSPVAGRKSGVNRHSEIPGKFLNTIGNY; from the coding sequence ATGAAAATGAAACTGTTTCTAATATTCAGCGTGGTTTTGGTGTACTCTCTTCTGGTTGGGAATCTCGGAGTAGCACAACAACAAGGATTAAAAGAAGAACGTTATAGCTATTATTACAAAGGTTCACTCATCTCGCTTAATCCAAGCAAGCGATTTATTGCCATAGAAGAGGGTATTCCTAGCTTCTCTTCCTTTGTAGAAAATAATCAACTCGTGAAAGATCCTCTGAGCGAAAGAGGGTCTCTCAAGAATCGATCTCTTGGACTATACCGTACTCCGGTTTCAAAGGGGAAGAAAGCAAGCAAGCTCGATCTCAGTTCAAAAATTCCCTTCTTTTCTGATGCAACGGGTGGGATAGCTCAGCCTGTTTTTGAACAGGGAGAAGCTTTGCTTATCCCCACAGATGAAGTAATCGTTGGCTTCAAGAATGAGACTACTCTTCCAGAAGTTCGGACTTACCTTGCTCCTTACCTGAATAGCTTAGGAATTCTCGATATAAGGGAGCACCGGGTAAATACTTTCATTCTCAAAATCGATAACCCCTCTAATGGAAGAGCATTTGAGGTGGCGAGGCAGTTGTCCGCTCTCGGTCAAATTTCTTTTTCGGAGCCTAATCACATCGTGATAATGCTTAGAGATACAAGATTAGAGTCCCCTGTCATTAAAGAAAAATTCAGAGATGAAGAATTTATCGTAGCATACAGGGGAACGAAAGGGAGTCCCTTGAATGTGACTAATCAATCGGGTCCGCAATGGACCACCCTGGCAAGCCTTGACTTCGAGTCAGAAACCCTTCCAGAAGGATGGGTAGTTGGATACTATCCAGATCATGCTAACGCTTACTGGGGTTCCACATCGTATCAGGCTCATAGCGGCTCTCGCTCGCTATACTGTGCCGCTCAGGGCGAAGAAGCCGTTAATCCCCCAGAACTTGTCCCAGTTAACATGTCAGCAGGTCTTTTGAGTCCCCTTTTCAATCTCTCCATCTATGAGGAAGTCTATTTCGAACTCTGGTTCTATGCCAAGAATGAGCTTGTTCAAGATGCAAACGGAAATCCCATCTTATTAGACTATCCTAGATTTTACATCGTCGATGACAATTCTAAAGATTTTGGCAGTGCATGGCTCGCCATACCCTACACCGGCGATTGCACAATTGACCCAACGACCTCAAACGGATGGAGAAAACTCCTCTTTCGAGTTCCCTCCCATTTGCGAGTATCCAATGCATACTTTATAGTAGAGTACTTTTCTAATGACTCTAACCAAACCGAAGGAGCTTACATCGATGACATCCGAATCATCGGTACATCGGATGTGGACACGGAGCCTCTCTCCAATGACATCTACAGTGCAAGACAATATGAGTTGAAGAATGTGGGGCAGATTGCGGGGCTTGTGAATAGCCGAAACGATATGCATGTTCCGGAGGCATGGGAGATCGTCTCCGTCTCTTTCGACATCATGGTTGCTGTAATTGATGATGGGGTTGAGTCCGATCACCCGGATCTCAATCTGGTTACAGGTTATGATCCTGACGGATCAGTGGGGGGACAACCAAGAGGAAATCCCAGAGGAAGCCATGGAACGAACTGCGCCGGAAACGTTGGAGCGGTTAAGGACAATGGAATCGGCGTGGCGGGAACCGCCCCGGGTGTTAAGATCATGCCGGTCTACATGGGAAATACCACTGCAGAGAATGCCCAGGCTATCGATGTGGCAGTGAATCATGGTGCTCAGATACTCACTAATTCCTGGGGAGGGGTCGGATCACCTTCAACGGACATAGAAAATGCAGCCAAAGCAGCCCTCGCAGCAGGAAGAGTTGTTCTCTTTGCAGCAGGAAACGGCCCGGATCGGCCTCCTTATACCTATGATATTGCCTTCCCTGGGAATCTTACGGAAACAACCGATGTAATCTGTGTTGGGGCATCCAGTCCAACAGATGAGCACAAAAGTGCCTCGAGCAGTGATGGACTATTCTCTTGGGGATCAAGCTACGTGGGTCCAGGCCCTGATGTTGTTGCTCCCGGTCCCTGGAGCTACACAACAGATCTCATAGGAGAGGAAGGAATGAATGATGGTTCAGAGATCGATCCGTCAGACGCTACTAGTGCAGACTATTCCTCATCCTTCGGAGGGACATCTTCTTCTACTCCCAAAGTAGCTGGAATTGTGGCCCTCATGCTCTCAAAGAACCCAAACCTCACCCCTTCGGAAGTAAAGGCTATCCTCAAAAATACTGCCGATGACATCGATTTGCCAGGAGTAGACGACAAGACCGGTGCGGGAAGAGTGAATGCATTCAAGGCTGTATCAGCATCAGCAGTTAACGGTACGGGAAGATTAAATGTCTTTAAGACTGTATCGCCTGTCGCCGGTAGAAAAAGTGGCGTCAATCGACACTCTGAAATTCCAGGAAAATTCCTGAATACCATAGGTAATTATTGA
- a CDS encoding DUF883 domain-containing protein yields MDQTKTGGVKDQDKIAEALEYLNKEAKEKKGEINRLIGEKYSNIKEMMSGAMASGEEKAKEMATEIDTRVHENPWLSVGIAAAAGFLLGYAVEAACKRSK; encoded by the coding sequence ATGGATCAAACCAAAACAGGCGGTGTCAAGGATCAAGATAAAATAGCAGAGGCTCTTGAATATTTGAATAAAGAAGCAAAAGAAAAGAAGGGAGAGATTAATCGATTAATTGGAGAAAAATACTCGAACATCAAAGAGATGATGAGTGGAGCTATGGCGAGTGGAGAAGAAAAAGCGAAAGAAATGGCGACAGAAATCGATACAAGGGTTCATGAAAATCCATGGCTATCGGTAGGTATTGCTGCTGCTGCTGGTTTTCTTTTAGGTTATGCTGTTGAAGCAGCATGTAAACGCTCAAAGTGA
- a CDS encoding DUF883 domain-containing protein — protein sequence MNYQTPERPKENIGGEGMEHSSAEKMNKALALLNEVAKEKKEELNQLISERYSNIREMMDEATESFKETLEKTKQNLGEAMASGEKKLKEMSVTLDKRIHDNPWTYLALTAVGFFLYGIIIGGSGRSITKYK from the coding sequence ATGAATTATCAAACTCCAGAAAGGCCAAAAGAGAATATTGGCGGAGAAGGGATGGAGCATAGTAGTGCCGAGAAAATGAATAAAGCCCTTGCACTATTGAATGAAGTAGCAAAAGAAAAGAAAGAAGAGCTGAATCAATTGATTAGTGAAAGATATTCGAATATTAGAGAAATGATGGATGAAGCAACGGAATCATTCAAAGAAACACTGGAAAAAACAAAACAAAATTTGGGCGAAGCTATGGCAAGCGGAGAAAAAAAGTTAAAAGAGATGAGCGTTACCCTTGATAAGAGAATCCATGATAACCCATGGACATATTTGGCGCTTACCGCTGTCGGTTTTTTCCTTTACGGCATTATTATCGGTGGCTCTGGCCGATCCATTACAAAGTATAAATAA